A genomic region of Pseudoxanthomonas suwonensis contains the following coding sequences:
- the acnB gene encoding bifunctional aconitate hydratase 2/2-methylisocitrate dehydratase, with amino-acid sequence MLEAYRHHAAERAALGIPPLPLSAQQTAEVIELLKAPPAGEEQFLVDLITNRVPAGVDDAAKVKASYLAALAFGTEDNPLISRERATELLGTMLGGYNVHPLIELLDDAVVGAIAAEGLKKTLLVFDQFHDVEEKARSGNAPGNANAQAVLRSWAEAEWFTGRPEVPQSLTITVFKVPGETNTDDLSPAPDATTRPDIPLHALAMLKNKREGAPFVPEEDGKRGPVAEILKLKDKGHLVAYVGDVVGTGSSRKSATNSVLWFTGEDIPFIPNKRFGGVCLGSKIAPIFYNTMEDAGALPIELDVSQMEHGDVVELRPYEGKALKNGEVIAQFQVKSDVLFDEVRAGGRIPLIIGRGLTAKARESLGLPASDLFRLPQQPADSGKGFSLAQKMVGRACGLAEGQGVRPGTYCEPKMTSVGSQDTTGPMTRDELKDLACLGFSADLVMQSFCHTAAYPKPVDVKTHHTLPEFISTRGGISLRPGDGVIHSWLNRMLLPDTVGTGGDSHTRFPVGISFPAGSGLVAFAAATGVMPLDMPESVLVRFKGQMQPGVTLRDLVNAIPLYAIKAGLLTVAKQGKKNIFSGRILEIEGLPQLKVEQAFELSDASAERSAAGCTVRLDKEPIIEYLTSNITLLKWMIAEGYADPRSLGRRIKKMEEWLADPQLLEPDADAEYAAVIEIDLADVHEPIVACPNDPDDVKTLSDVAGATIDEVFIGSCMTNIGHFRAAAKLLEGKRDIPTRLWVAPPTKMDASELTKEGHYGTFGTAGARMEMPGCSLCMGNQAQVREGATVFSTSTRNFPNRLGRNSNVYLGSAELAAICSRLGRIPSKAEYMADIGVINEKGAEIYRYMNFDQIQEYQDVANTVAA; translated from the coding sequence ATGCTGGAAGCCTACCGCCACCACGCCGCCGAACGCGCCGCCCTCGGCATCCCGCCGCTGCCGCTGAGCGCGCAGCAGACCGCCGAGGTCATCGAACTGCTGAAGGCTCCCCCGGCCGGCGAGGAACAGTTCCTGGTCGACCTGATCACGAACCGCGTGCCCGCGGGCGTGGACGACGCGGCCAAGGTCAAGGCCTCGTACCTGGCCGCGCTGGCCTTCGGCACCGAGGACAACCCGCTGATCAGCCGCGAGCGCGCCACCGAACTGCTGGGCACCATGCTCGGCGGCTACAACGTGCACCCGCTGATCGAACTGCTGGACGACGCCGTGGTCGGCGCGATCGCCGCCGAGGGCCTGAAGAAGACCCTGCTGGTGTTCGACCAGTTCCACGACGTGGAGGAGAAGGCACGCTCGGGCAATGCGCCCGGCAACGCCAATGCCCAGGCCGTGCTGCGCAGCTGGGCCGAGGCCGAGTGGTTCACCGGCCGTCCGGAAGTGCCGCAGAGCCTGACCATCACCGTGTTCAAGGTGCCCGGCGAGACCAACACCGACGACCTGTCGCCGGCCCCGGACGCCACCACCCGCCCCGACATCCCGCTGCACGCGCTGGCGATGCTGAAGAACAAGCGCGAAGGCGCGCCGTTCGTGCCGGAGGAAGACGGCAAGCGCGGCCCGGTCGCCGAGATCCTGAAGCTCAAGGACAAGGGCCACCTGGTCGCCTACGTCGGCGACGTGGTCGGTACCGGCTCTTCGCGCAAGTCCGCCACCAACTCGGTGCTTTGGTTCACCGGCGAGGACATCCCGTTCATCCCGAACAAGCGCTTCGGCGGCGTCTGCCTGGGCAGCAAGATCGCCCCGATCTTCTACAACACCATGGAAGACGCCGGCGCGCTGCCGATCGAGCTGGACGTGTCGCAGATGGAGCACGGCGACGTGGTCGAGCTGCGTCCGTACGAGGGCAAGGCGCTCAAGAACGGCGAGGTGATCGCACAGTTCCAGGTCAAGTCGGACGTGCTGTTCGACGAAGTGCGCGCCGGCGGCCGCATCCCGCTGATCATCGGCCGCGGCCTGACCGCCAAGGCGCGCGAGTCGCTGGGACTGCCGGCCTCGGACCTGTTCCGCCTGCCGCAGCAGCCGGCCGACAGCGGCAAGGGTTTCTCGCTGGCGCAGAAGATGGTCGGCCGCGCCTGCGGCCTGGCCGAAGGCCAGGGCGTGCGCCCGGGCACCTACTGCGAACCGAAGATGACCTCGGTCGGTTCGCAGGACACCACCGGCCCGATGACCCGCGACGAACTGAAGGACCTGGCCTGCCTGGGCTTCTCGGCCGACCTGGTGATGCAGTCGTTCTGCCACACCGCCGCCTATCCCAAGCCGGTGGACGTGAAGACCCACCACACCCTGCCGGAGTTCATCTCCACCCGCGGCGGCATCTCGCTGCGCCCGGGCGACGGCGTGATCCACAGCTGGCTCAACCGCATGCTGCTGCCCGACACCGTCGGCACCGGCGGCGACTCGCACACCCGCTTCCCGGTGGGCATCTCGTTCCCGGCCGGTTCGGGCCTGGTTGCCTTCGCCGCCGCGACGGGCGTGATGCCGCTGGACATGCCCGAGAGCGTGCTGGTCCGCTTCAAGGGCCAGATGCAGCCCGGCGTGACCCTGCGCGATCTGGTCAACGCGATCCCGCTGTACGCGATCAAGGCGGGCCTGCTGACCGTGGCCAAGCAGGGCAAGAAGAACATCTTCTCCGGCCGCATCCTCGAGATCGAAGGCCTGCCGCAGCTGAAGGTGGAGCAGGCGTTCGAGCTGTCCGACGCCTCGGCCGAGCGTTCGGCCGCCGGCTGCACCGTGCGCCTGGACAAGGAACCGATCATCGAATACCTCACCAGCAACATCACCCTGCTGAAGTGGATGATCGCCGAGGGCTACGCCGATCCGCGCTCGCTGGGCCGCCGGATCAAGAAGATGGAGGAGTGGCTGGCCGACCCGCAGCTGCTCGAGCCCGATGCCGACGCCGAGTACGCGGCGGTGATCGAGATCGACCTGGCCGACGTGCACGAGCCGATCGTGGCCTGCCCGAACGACCCGGACGACGTGAAGACCCTGTCCGACGTGGCCGGCGCCACCATCGACGAGGTGTTCATCGGTTCGTGCATGACCAACATCGGCCACTTCCGCGCCGCGGCCAAGCTGCTGGAAGGCAAGCGCGACATCCCGACCCGCCTGTGGGTCGCGCCGCCGACCAAGATGGACGCCAGCGAGCTGACCAAGGAAGGCCACTACGGCACCTTCGGCACCGCCGGCGCGCGCATGGAGATGCCGGGCTGCTCGCTGTGCATGGGCAACCAGGCCCAGGTGCGCGAGGGCGCCACCGTGTTCTCGACCTCGACCCGCAACTTCCCCAACCGCCTGGGCCGCAACTCCAACGTGTACCTGGGTTCGGCGGAGCTGGCGGCGATCTGCTCGCGCCTGGGCCGGATCCCGAGCAAGGCCGAGTACATGGCCGACATCGGCGTGATCAACGAGAAGGGCGCGGAGATCTACCGCTACATGAACTTCGACCAGATCCAGGAGTACCAGGACGTGGCGAACACCGTCGCGGCCTGA